The stretch of DNA agcgccgttCAGGCTGGAAGTCAAGCTAACGGCGAGCTCCAGGTGAATAACAATACGTGGATTTGCAGGATCAGGATCAAAGTGTGCGAGCGCTCAGCGAGCGCGGCCGGGCCACCTGCTCCTTGGGCCCCGGCCAGCAGTTCTGAACCATCCAGCCGGGGGTGAAGCCAGGGTCCTCCTCATGCGTCTCGGCCACGCATGAATGCAGCACTCGACACGGAGGGCAGGAAAATACAAGTAATGCATCTGAAGCGAGCTGAGGATGGAGACGGCCTCTGTTGGAGGGATTTGTGTCACATTAGAGGGATGCCGAGCACAAAAGACGTAGGTTTCAAAAGATCCCTTAAGGCCCCGCATTGTGGAGAcaacctcctctctctcacagCCTCCTTTCTGTGGAAGATAAGCAAATTTACAGTGGCACACACTTTTCTGGTGCAGGAGCTGCTTAAGAGGCAGCTTCATAGGTGGGAAAGGCCGATAAGACCTCAGCTCGGATCCGAGGGCCTGAAACCAGAACAAAATGATGAGAGAAATCAGCACGAGGGGGATTTCTGCCGCCCGCGTTGCAAAGATCCGGCGCCAGCGTGAGTTTGGATGGGAGTGACCCCCCGCACGGAGCGACGCTGCTCCTCATCGTTGTTTCCATCCACCCCAGGGTGCTGCTTGGCTCAGGCTGAGGAGCCTCTCCTGTTTATAGGCCATCGAATGGATCACAGACACGTCACTGCCAGCGCCGCGCGGCTGCAGACGCGGCGTCTGAGCCACAAGACAGGGTGTCAGTCACGACCTGCGTTacgtgacgtgtgtgtgtgtgtgtgtgtgtgtgtgtgtgtgtgtgtgtgtttacgtgcatgcatgcgtgtgtgtgtgtgcgtgtgtgtgtgtgtgcatgtgtgagtgtgtgcgtgtgtgtgtgtgtgtgtgtgagtgtgtgtgtgtgcatgtttgtgtgtgtgtgtgtgtgtgtgtgcatgtgtgagtgtgtgcgtgtgtgtgtgtgtgtgtgagtgtgtgtgtgtgcatgtttgtgtgtgtgtgtgtgtgtgtgtgtgtgtgtgtgtgcatgtgtgtgtgtgtgcatgtgtgtgtgtgtgtgtgcatgtttgtgtgtgtttacgtgcatgcatgcgtgtgtgtgtgtgtgtgatgtgtgtgaggtgtgtgcgtgtgtgtgtgtgtgtgtgtgtgtgtgtgagtgtgtgtgtgcatgtgtgtgtgtgtgtgtgtgtgtgtgtgtgtgtgtgtgtgtgtgtgtgtgtgcgtgtgtgtgtgtgcacgcgtttgcatgtgtgtgtgtgtgtgtgtgtgtgacagaagcAGCTGCACCCGTGGATGATGCGGTTTTTCACGGTGTCTCGTTTCTCCCGTTGGTGCAAAGCGATTGGACACTGGTTTTACCAACAGACTCACATTTCGTGACCATGACAGGGAATTCGCCTCCAACCCACACGGCAGCAGATCAAGTCTTTACCTCCATTTTCTGCTAAACCCACGTGTGCACCTTGAGATCACACGCTCTGAACTTAACAACCAGACAGAGTCTGGCATCAGAAGCCTTCATATAAATATACCTGCGAAAGGTGACGAGACAACAAACCAGTGCTAGTCGCGTGgaagcggcgccgccggccgaGTCGCTCTAAATCAGATTGATGATCCATTCTCGCTGCCCCGGGGCCACGCTAATGTGGGGCCCAGGACGCActcaggctgcacacacacagatgggacCTTGCCGGCTTTGACCTTGCGCAGCTAATATTTCTCCCAGCCCTTGTCTGTTGCCTCATCATTAAAGATACCACGGTTATTAACATTGAGGGAATACTTCAAAGACACTGTTTACTCAGACACAACACAGTCTGGCTGAGGAAAAAGTTTCATCTGCAGGGAAACCAGGCACGCTCTGCGTCTGATACACTTTCTTAGtcagttttatttaattacccACAACTCCTTGCAAACGAGTCCTGCCTAACAACGCCTCTGCTGTCTGACTAATCTTATCTGATTAAGTTAATATCAGTCAAGCAGCAACGTCGCTGCTTTGCTTCCTTTCCTGTGTCCTTTTtgccacttttatttttattaatgcaGCAGACGTAATTAAAAGCACATCTGCGGAGCCGCCGCCCACTCGCGTCCGGCCGTCAGCTACTTGTGCCGCGCGGCAGCTTGTTTCACTCAGTCCTCTGCTGCTtggtgaggttttaaacctccAAATAAATCTGGAGCGGAGCGGGAAATATGGGCTAAGAAGCAATACAGCACGTCACGTTACTCACCGCCAGCCACTGAGGGAAAGATAAGGAAATAATCAAAACAAAGGGGCCGACTGCAGTCTGACTGCTCCGACTGATAGGCGCCCACTTCTATTCTGTGGTGACCTCCTTGTTTGTTCAGTCTAAACTAACCAGTGTTGGTACATGCAGGCTTTGGGAGCCTATTTAGTCTTCCATAACCTTCCTGCTACTTTGGTGCTTCGTAtacaataaagcaaaagcacacGCCTCGAGCCCAAACTCCCTTATCTGCAGCTCCTTATCTCTCATTAGCTCTGGCCTATGATGAGTGTTGGGGGTTTGCAGTGAGGAAATAACCCATTGAAATATGGTTTCATTTTAGATAGACTTTATCGGGGATCAGCAAAGCTATTTAAATGTTGATAATGAAGAACACTGTAAATCCCCCAAGTGCCCTTGTAGCGCGGCGTACACAGCACAACGGCGGCTGGTAATCATTGTGTAATCGCTCACACAACGCAGCGCGGCGGCGCATCCCGAGCCTCCGGCCACTCCCGCGCCGGCCCGGCCCCCGATATTTGCCGGGCTTTGATTTGTTCTGGGATCCAAGCAATAAGTAAAGCCTCCTCGTGGTCTTGTAGCCAGATTGAATTGCAGAAGCATGTTGCACCTGGTGCAGCACGAACGGGGAGCAGAACCAGCAACACTGTATGATGGCTGTGATCTTATTGAAAATCTGCTAATGATATTTGGTGAGTTTAATGGCTGCCTTCTGCAGGCGACAATCAGTCTCTCccaacctgcccccccccccccccccccccccacgcgccCCTCTCTTTTTCATCTTCTGCCTCCCTTTCACAGCGGGCGACTGACAGAGAAGCGTGATGTATGGAGGCCCGTCTCCGCTTTAAAACCCCCGGCGCCGCATCATTTTTCCTTCGCATTTAGTTTTCAAGTAGAATTAGCGTCTCCGTTAGTGAATAATCAATGTGAACCACTGCAGGTCGTCACCGCGACCGTGTTCTGTTCCTGCTCGGCCTCCGCTCTGTTCTGCTGTCGTGTTCAAGGAGGAAGCAGGTTTGGATCCATACTTTGCTCCTTGATCTCAGCCCACTGCTTGTTCAGAGCCTCCCTCTCACATGAATGTGCAATGACCCAATTTGCCCACGAGGAACATTAAAGTTTCATTTCATGTGTTCTAATGGAGTCACACATGTGAAGCCGCGTCTCTCTGCTTCTGTGGCTGCTTTCACCAGCAGACGTTTTACTGGGACTTCCTTCAGCCGCGTGGACAATGCATCACTTCCTCTAACACCTGGAGGCTTTGAAGTCACATTGGCGTTTTAATTATAACACATTTGCCATAATTAACCGAGCTAACTTTTTTATTGTGATTAATAATGGAGGAGAAGATAGCATTATTGAGCCACACATTAAATTGCGCTCATTAAATTGACTTTGCTGAATGCACCAACTCAGACTGCTAAGCAGGACTGTGGAAAGGTCAATGTGATCTTTATATAATTTAGCTGGAGAACAATTATGAAATGGTCTGATAAGAATGATTTCCAGCGGCTGGTGTGAGACTGACACCTCCCTCCCTTTGAATCTAATCTGCTAATTGTCAAAATGTGAAGATCCATTTCACGCCTTAATGCAATTCACACAACTGAACCATTTTAATCTTGTactgtttcatttttcttttttctataaGTTTTTGACCCATATTCTACTTAAAGacaagaagggaaaaaaagtcCAAAAGTTGTGTTTGCGCATCGTTTTGAAtctcctgcgtctcagcagcagcaacggctGCACATTCATCTTTACGTGTGGTGACACGGGGTTTGAGTTCCCAACGCTCTGTGGCCTTTTAAAGTCAAACACTGCTAGAAATCACACAAGGAATTATCCACAAGAAATATTTGAGAGCAGCCAGAATATGTGAACCTTCAGTAGTGGTGTTAATTTTAATAGTGAAATTACAGCCAATACAGAGTAAAGGGTGAGTGTGGGAAGCTCTGCCCCGTCTAAAGGAATGTAAGTCTGCACAAGAAGCAGGAGTTATTTTATTGAAACAACTAAAGCTGGAGACACGTCTTTATATCTTGGATTAATTCGACGTCTGGATCCTAGAGAAATGCTGTGAAAACATCTGAGCGTCTCTGAGTTGAAGCAGGACGGAGATAACGTCTGTCGGAGCCGATGGCCGGCGCCGATAAACGCCACGAACGCTCACGCTGTTGAGCAGAAGCGATGCAGCATCAGTTAGTGACGGGAACCTCCAAGCGCCATTACataaagcaaatattaaatattctgCCACATTCCTCTACCACTGGGGCCAATCAGAAACCATTTTAATAGCCTTTCAGGAAAACCTTGTTTACTTTCATGTGGAGGACAAAGTAGGACTTAGAATCATCTTTTCAAGTTTTGGCAGCGTGTGGGCTTAGCTACAGATTTAGTCCAAATACAGTATTTTCCCTCGTGAGCAGACAAATGCCTTTGAAGCGGGAGTGAGAGTTGGGAAAGGTTCCAGGAGAGCAACTCTCCATTTTGCTAGCTTCAGCACTCAATAGCGCCATGATTAAAGCCAGTCTATTTTATTGATTGAAAAGGAAAGGGAGAAAATCCACAACCTTTCTACTCTTCAGTTTCCGCTTCTTCATCTGTAAAAGTGGTGGAAAAGCCTCCCTTGACCATGTCCAGGCAATTTGGGTGGAGCGGCCTCTTCTGTTGCACTCAGCGACTCCGGCCATGCTCTGTTACCTCATCTCATCAGCTGGTAAAAGTATTTGTGCTTGTAGCACCAGAGAAGGCGGCCACCAGTTAAATTGAGGTACCTGTTCAGAGATGGTTTCATTTTCCACACGCGGCCCAGCAGAACCCTGATGGAACTGCTAACTGCTCATCAGCCCTCGTGTCCCTCAGTGTCTGTCTGAGCGCAGCCGAGAGCCGCGTCGCAGCCACGGCGACCAGCTCAGGTGGCGCAGACAGCTGGTGCAGGATCCATCACACTCCATCTCCACTGCGGAGTGCAGTCAGACAAACCTGCTCCAGCTAAGACATGCTTCAGCTGCGTGAGACAACATTAGGTCCTCCGCTCCACGTCTCCTTTTTAATGCATGCATAGATCATAAAGTAACACAACTCCCGTCCTTTGCTCTGGCATATTTACTGTTTCCTTAGGTTTCATGCAGAACTGCACAGAGGAGAATAAAAGCTATTGTCCTTATTCATGGCCGTGCACGGGCACGGCTGATGTATAGGCAGCAGCTCCCTGGACTAATAAGATACTGATTCATTTTATGGTTTGGCTTCATAAGAAATCTCTCTATAATGTACATAAAGCCTTATTGATTAAGACATAATGGTTTTCTAAGATATGTCGGTCGACCATAAGTGATAGGGAGGAGGTTTGGCTCATGTCCTGTCTGCCTCTGTTGATAACCACAGGGCAGAGAtgaaaggcagagaggagaggtgTAAGGGAAGCGATGTGGGGAGATAAGAGTTAAGAGGATAAACGAAACGCAACGAGAGGAGCGGAGAATGAGAGGAGAAGGGGcgagaggcagcaggaggaggatgagcagagaggaagatgagcagagaggagcaaagaggaggatgagcagagaggagcaaagaggaggatgagcagagaggagcaaagaggaggatgagcagagaagaagatgagcagagaggaagatgagcagagaggaagatgagcagagaggagcaaagaggaggatgagcagagaggagcaaagaggaggatgagcagagaagaagatgagcagagaggaagatgagcagagaggaagatgagcagagaggagcaaagaggaggatgagcagagaggagcaaagaggaggatgagcagagaagaagatgagcagagaggaagatgagcagaggggaagatgagcagagaggaagatgagcagagaggaggatgagcagagaggaagatgagcaaagaggaagatgagcagagaggaagatgagcaaagaggaagatgagcagagaggaagatgagcagagaggaggcagcgccgACGCCAGAGCAGTGAGAAACAAGAGGTGACAAaaggggagaagaagaggaagcaaTGAGAGGGGAACAGATAAAAGAGCAGACAGGCTGCCACCCCACAGTCACATCATACAATTTACCGTGTTCTGCCCCATAATGTTTTATAGCACAATCACTGATAGCACAGTAGTCAGTAGTGATCTCATTTCACAAGCCATATCCTTCAGTAATGTGAACACAAAGGGAGATGCAGAGCCATTAGCAGTGTCCAGTGTTCATCTACTGCTACTCATGCATAATTGGCTTCCATGGAAGGAAGCAAGAAGGGTAAACAGCAAGCAATCATATTAACTCCTGGGATTCCTAATTGAAATCCACCAACAATCAGCAGAGACGACGGCTCTTCGTGCCCAGAGCTCTGAACACGCGTGAACAGGAGGCAGCGCATAGAGACTCATCTGAAACATCTGTACGGGCGAAACAGGAAGGTTTCACACAAAGACAGGACTGGGAGTCCTGTTCTTCAACCAGAGCCGTTCAGATGAAGCACATTTGTGCAGATGTACTGGCTTTGACAAACACGGGCGCTCACACGTAACAACAATTTGCAGAACAGAACAAGGAGTCAGGTTGGATTTGTGTACATTTATGAATAATCCTGCAGCCGATAGCAACACATCAATTCTCACTGGTAAATGTTCTGCTCAGCGTGCTGCAGACTGAACTCACACTCTGAATACAAGGCTTTGGTTTTATGGAGTAAACTATTGGATTTGATCCAATTCATCTCAAATAATAATCTGCCTGGTCCAATTCACACTGAGTATCGTTTTCCCCGCTGCTTCCTGGCTCccttatgctaagctaagcatGCTAAGCTAAGCATGCTAAGCTAAGGCAACCAGCTGTTGGCTGCTGTTATATTTCCTGCACAGCAACAGCTCCAGtgttaaacacacactaaaagcGCTGAATTAAACTCGTAGAGTATTAACTCTCTGATCTGTGGGGGCTTAACTCACCATTTAACACAACTGATTTTCTATGTGCTATCGATTTTCTTACCCGGCTACGGGCTGGAACGCACTTAGGCAAAATATTCACCTACTCGTTTGCTGTGAGGGAGAACGGCCTCTGCCCTGAACGTGAAAGgactcattttcattttttacattttttttaattattaaattagtgTTTCCTTAAGTGATAGTGATGGATGGTCTGGTTGAATCTTGGGCCACTAGATGGTGTACTTGCTATTTCACATTAAGAGTACActaaccagtgtgtgtgtgtgtgtgtgtgtgtgtgtgtgtgtgtgtgtgtgtgtgtgtgtgtgtgtgtgtgtgtgtgtgtgcgcgcctctCAAACAATGCAACACAATCAGCATGAATGCAGGGCGCACAGAGACGAGCAGCAAACAATCTCGCAATGTTTAAAACTCCTTTTCAAAAGAGACCTCATCCAGACGGCGAACGCACCCAGAGACAGAAAAGAAGTAAAACTCAATCCTCCCAATCTTTATCCAGGCACTGACTCATTCACATCTGAGAGCTTGGCTGCCAGCCACGCTAACACAAAGCTGCTGAAAGGCAGAATAAATAGTGAACGAGGGCTGCGTACGTTCAGGTTCAAGGGTTCATAATTGGCAGACTGAGGCTATAGAAACCCTTCAGCTCCGGGGCTTACAGAGTTGCTGTTGGATATTTCAGTGCATTAATGTGACAGTCAGACTTGCTCATGTCTCGTCCTCCTCTGTCACTTtgtgaaatatttattcaataataaaaacactgctAGACGCTGTTTATTTCCCTGTGTGTACTTTCAATCTGTCTTGCGAGTCCTTCCACACAGCGACATTGTAGTCGCTTGATGCAGTGACTTTGTGATAAGCTATTTTGGATATCGTAGCATCCATTTAACATTTGTTCTCTATATGACAGGGATTATTTTTCACTGCAGCGGAAGACAAAATAGGcggttttaaataaataagcagctCAAATAGAAAGCCTGCACACAGTGCAGTGCTTTTATGTTCAAATCCAGCATCTGAGAATCTCCAGCTATAGACTCAAAGTGAGCTTCACTGTGTCTCAAGGGCAAGATAAGAGCAGACACATCCCTCCGCTGCTGTGCTcgtctctgcagcagatggCAAAGAGAAAATCACTGTGTGCTGGGGGCAGGAGGCGTCAGGGTCAGGGTTTAAGCTCCGAGGTCCGCTCCGATCCGGCTGATTTGACCAGACTCCTTTGCATTTGCTGAGTCAAATGTACAACATGCGAAAGACGGAGCGGCCTCACAGCTGATTAGATCGGGCTTTTCCAGAACAACGCGCTGAAGGTGCTGATGCTGACATGTCGGACGACCTCATTCTGCTCAGACCACCTCCACGGCTCCGTGTGACGAGAGGCAGAACCGCGAGCGCGAGTCTGCACGGGAGCgcgcagcatcacagcatcgaTCCGCCAGAACAATGGCGATTGACTGCACTTGAAAATGATGGATCCTTCACAGCATGAAAGTCAATATGAAAATTAATGAGCGCCTGAAATGCTCGCGTTAAGCCAACCGCTGCGAAGCGCAGGCTCCAGACAAATATGTTCCCAGCGCAATTATGCAGTAGctaaaaacaaatgcagccgCTGACATGATGCTGGCACGATGACACACCTTATTTATATGCTCACATCCCTCAGAGTGTGGCAAAGCGTGAATCATTACCAGCTTATGCAGATGAACACACTGGCTGATAAGTCTTATGTGATCTGTTTACAAGTGAGAGCGGGGAAAAACTCCGCTTCCATTATTACAGGATTGTTACATAATTCCTCCACACAATCAATGCGTCATGAATATTTACGAGGCTGTGGATAAAGGTTGTGTGACAAAGTTCAACGAGCCATTTGAGCCAGGATCTGAACCCACATACACATTCCACCTACAGCGCGGGCTGCTGTGAATCCTCCGCTAACGTGGCTCCGATGCACGCGTGTGGGCGTGTGTATTTCTTACATGTTGCAGCCAAGACGATGACGCCTTGGGACAAGCTTGAGTGTAACGCCACGAAGACGCTGCGAGCGTGTTCGCTTTACCGCAAATATGTTTCCCATGTTAATCCCACTCTCAGAGCGTCTGAGGAGAAATACAGTGAATTGAATGTAGACTGTTCCGACCACCGTACATCCACCCTTCAGTTTCTATGACTGTACAGCGGCTGCCATCCGTCCACCTTCTGAGAAGCCTGAATCCCCGGGGAGTCGACAGAGGCACCTCCGCACAGGAGTGGGTGTCATTCAGAGCTCAAAGCACTTAtattttggggggggggggctgggagcagggaggaggtggctgctgggaggcaAAGCTAATTCACTGTGACAGAAATCAGAGCTGTCAGGACCACCATGACCAAGCAGCATGGACAGCACATATCCAGTCAAACCCGTAGCCGAGGGGAAGGAGGGACGTCAGGGGCTcagaaagagaggaggggatGTGCTGCATGAGGCACTTAGAGAGAAaagagtgtgtgaatgtgagagcgGGGCAGGGGGCCAAGCGCTGTCTATCCACTCAGAGGCACTGAAATAGGAATGACACACAGGTAGGAAGCGCGCGTCAGCGCAGAAGCCTCCGAGTTGCACCGCGGCGGAGAGGGAGGAACAGGATTTGTCACGTTCAAGGACCCGCGTAAACAGCTGTCCCAACAACGATAAGTGAATCAACACGCAGAGAAGTAAACTTGAGTCCCTGAGGTGAGGAAAGGTGAGAGGAGGCGCGTGTGATATTCATGAGGAGCGCTCGCAGGTCGCCGGCGCTAATCTGTTAGTAAGCAATAAAAGTTTAATGGAATAGAATAGAAGATGTGGGAAATCTGATATTGTTGAGTGAGGGGTAGAGAGGACGAGCAGCCACCAGCATCATTACTTAATGATGAGAGCTGGAGACACCAGGCTGGTCTCTaaatgacacagaggaggaggaggaggaggaggaggaggaggaggaggaggggattgTGGCACATTAAAAGAGCTCGCTGCTGTTTGTTATACACCGCAAAGCACTGCAGGATGTTTGCCGAGCGCTGCTCTCACTGGGGACGAGCCCAGAGCCGGTGAAGGGACCTTCGACTGGGCCGAGCAGCTCCTCGGGAGGAGGCGGATCCGAGGAGGAGACGCGGATTAGACAGGAATGCAGTGAGTATTTAGTGACGGCTCCGAACTTTCATCACTTGGTGCGTTGTGTTGTTGCTAAGCAGTTTACTTTTGGATGGGAGagttgctgttgtgttttttttgctggGGAATGGGATTAACTGCTGAGCCAAATTGCTCACTTGTGCTAAAGTGGTGTGAACTTTTCCACTTTGTGGGGGAAGTCTGGGCTGAATCGCTTTGAGTCGGTCCCAGAAGAGCAGAAGAAACACTTTTAGGTCTGTGTGCATTTTAAAGACTATGGTCAAAGGTGTTGGATGATTTTTTTAAGTGCGAGACATTTTATGCTGAAATTCTTGGTCAGTTTAAAGCCAGCAAATAAAACCATCAAGCACTGAGCGCTGTTTTAAGCCTTTGCGCGTCCTTAAGCCGGGACGACGGTCTGAGACAAAGGGCGCTCGCTCTTTGCTGAGCCATTTTTCATCCACAGCCTCAGACGCTCAGAGCCGCTGTACGGCATTAACCTTGCGGTCGTCTCACACTCCGCTGGAAAATGTCACGGCGGCGGGAGGCCGGAAAAACAAGCGCCTTTTAATGCATCTCGCTGTTTCTCCTCTGATTGTTATCCAGGCAGGGAGAGACGAGGGGACGAGCAGGATCCGCTCTGGAGCCATGCCCCGTGTGACCTCTGCGACCCCTGCGACCCCTGCGACCTCTGCACGGGGCCCCGCCCGCCTCCTGCTGATGCTCGGTCTCCTCCGGGCCTCGGAGCTCACCTGTCCACCCATGTGCCTGTGCATCTCCGACACCgcgagctgcagctccagcggccTCGCTAAGCTGCCTCTGACCCTGCCGTCCTTCTCCGTCACCCTGGACCTCAGCCACAACCACCTCACCTGGCTGGCGTCAGGCAGCTTCTCCCACATGCCGCGGCTGGAGAACCTGCGCATGGGCCACAATTACCTGAGCTCCCTCCGTCCCGGCGCCTTCCACAACGCCACTGGCCTCAGGCACCTGGACCTGTCCTCCAACCGGCTGAAGGTGGTGGAGCCGCACTACTTCCAggggctgtggaggctggaggagctccTCCTCTACAATAACAAGATCACGCAGGTGGAGGCGGGCGCGCTGAGCGGCCTGAGCAGCCTGAAGAAGGTCTACTTCAGCCTCAACCAGATCACGCACTTCCCCTTTTTCTCCATCCGCGAGCACAGCCACCCCTTCCTGGCCATGCTGGACCTGTCGTCCAACCGCCTGGCGCGTCTGCCCTGGGAGGAGGTCAAGGCGCTGCCGGGGCTGCTGCAGCGCGGCCTCTACCTGCACAACAACTCCATGATCTGCGACTGCTCCATGTACAGCGTGCTGTGGCGCTGGGACGCGTGGGGCTACGACGCGCTGAGGGACTTCAGGGAGCAGCACGTGTGCTCCATCGCCGGGGACCCGCGGGCCTCCAtccgcctcctgcagcagcctcgCTACTTCAACAACTGCACCGTGGAGAGGGCGTCGGCTCAGCCGGTGGCCGTGCTCCTGTCCAACGTGCACGTTTCCGAGGGCAgccggctgctgctggactgcCCCACGCCTCTGAGCGGCGCCGACCTGTCCTTCTCGTGGCTCTCGCCCCGGCTGGGCCCCGTCTCTGCGGCGGAGCCGCTGCTCCACCTGTTCGCTAACGGCACGCTGGAGATCCGGGAGGCGGCGGTGAACGACTCGGGGCTGTACGTGTGCACGGCGGTGGATGCCGGGCAGTCCCTGAACGCCACCCGGGAGGTGAACGTGACGGTGGTGCCGGGTGAAGCGGACTCCTTCAGCACCGGCTACACCACGCTGCTCGGCTGCTTGGTGACCATGCTGCTCATCCTCATGTACCTGTACCTGACCCCGTGCCGCTGCGGCTGCTGTAAACAGCCCAAGCCGCCGTTCATCCCCATCGTGACCTATGACCCCGGCGCCTTCCCCTACTCGGCGAGCGAGCCGCCCAAAAGCCAAAGCAGCAAGCATGTAGCATTCATGGAGCCGATGACAGGCGACGCGGGAGCGGAGTGGACGCCTGAAAGCTGATGCTG from Betta splendens chromosome 7, fBetSpl5.4, whole genome shotgun sequence encodes:
- the LOC114858926 gene encoding amphoterin-induced protein 3, which encodes MPRVTSATPATPATSARGPARLLLMLGLLRASELTCPPMCLCISDTASCSSSGLAKLPLTLPSFSVTLDLSHNHLTWLASGSFSHMPRLENLRMGHNYLSSLRPGAFHNATGLRHLDLSSNRLKVVEPHYFQGLWRLEELLLYNNKITQVEAGALSGLSSLKKVYFSLNQITHFPFFSIREHSHPFLAMLDLSSNRLARLPWEEVKALPGLLQRGLYLHNNSMICDCSMYSVLWRWDAWGYDALRDFREQHVCSIAGDPRASIRLLQQPRYFNNCTVERASAQPVAVLLSNVHVSEGSRLLLDCPTPLSGADLSFSWLSPRLGPVSAAEPLLHLFANGTLEIREAAVNDSGLYVCTAVDAGQSLNATREVNVTVVPGEADSFSTGYTTLLGCLVTMLLILMYLYLTPCRCGCCKQPKPPFIPIVTYDPGAFPYSASEPPKSQSSKHVAFMEPMTGDAGAEWTPES